A genomic window from Streptomyces sp. WMMC940 includes:
- a CDS encoding AI-2E family transporter, protein MPRWLPRAMVLALALYGCFQLGSWAFHQLIGLLINVLIAFFLALAIEPAVGRMAARGVRRGIATFLVFIAVLAVSAGFVVALGSMLAGQIVEMVEDFPQYLDQVINWINKTFHSELSRVAIQDSLLRSDWLQKYVQNSATGVLDVSATVLGGLFKLLTIFLFSFYFAADGPRLRRALCSVLPPSKQTEVLRAWEIAVDKTGGYLYSRGLMALISGVAHYVLLAMLDVPYAPALAMWVGLVSQFIPTIGTYLAGALPMLIAFTINPWYALWVLGFVLVYQQFENYVLQPKLTARTVDIHPAVAFGSVIAGTALLGAVGALIAIPAVATLQAFLGAYVKRYTVTEDPRVHGHRRHGEAVLARVQRALRSKKDGTAADGEAGA, encoded by the coding sequence ATGCCCCGCTGGCTGCCCCGCGCCATGGTGCTGGCACTGGCGCTCTACGGCTGCTTCCAGCTCGGCAGCTGGGCCTTCCACCAGCTGATCGGTCTGCTGATCAACGTGCTGATCGCGTTCTTCCTGGCGCTCGCGATCGAACCGGCGGTGGGGCGGATGGCGGCCCGCGGAGTGCGGCGCGGCATCGCCACGTTCCTCGTCTTCATCGCGGTGCTGGCCGTGAGCGCGGGCTTCGTCGTGGCGCTCGGCTCGATGCTGGCCGGCCAGATCGTCGAGATGGTCGAGGACTTCCCGCAGTACCTGGACCAGGTGATCAACTGGATCAACAAGACCTTCCACAGCGAACTGTCGCGAGTCGCGATCCAGGACAGCCTGCTGCGTTCCGACTGGCTGCAGAAGTACGTGCAGAACAGCGCGACCGGCGTGCTCGACGTCTCGGCCACGGTGCTCGGCGGGCTGTTCAAGCTGCTGACGATCTTCCTCTTCTCCTTCTACTTCGCGGCGGACGGGCCGAGGCTGCGGCGCGCGCTGTGCTCGGTGCTGCCGCCGTCGAAGCAGACCGAGGTGCTGCGGGCCTGGGAGATCGCCGTCGACAAGACCGGCGGGTACCTGTACTCGCGCGGGCTGATGGCGCTGATCTCGGGTGTCGCCCACTACGTGCTCCTGGCGATGCTGGACGTGCCCTACGCCCCGGCGCTGGCCATGTGGGTGGGGCTGGTGTCGCAGTTCATCCCCACCATCGGCACCTATCTCGCGGGGGCCCTGCCGATGCTGATCGCCTTCACGATCAACCCCTGGTACGCGCTGTGGGTACTGGGTTTCGTGCTGGTCTACCAGCAGTTCGAGAACTACGTGCTGCAGCCGAAGCTCACCGCCAGGACGGTGGACATCCATCCGGCGGTGGCGTTCGGCTCGGTCATCGCCGGCACCGCGCTGCTGGGAGCCGTCGGCGCGCTGATCGCGATTCCGGCCGTCGCCACGCTGCAGGCGTTCCTCGGCGCGTACGTGAAGCGCTACACCGTGACCGAGGACCCGCGGGTCCACGGTCACCGGCGACACGGCGAGGCGGTCCTCGCCCGGGTCCAGCGGGCCCTGCGCAGCAAGAAGGACGGTACGGCGGCCGACGGGGAGGCGGGCGCCTGA
- a CDS encoding DUF3046 domain-containing protein produces MRLTIFWERMEEHFGAAYADSFARDHVMTELGGRTVHEALAAGWETKDVWRGVCAAVGIPADKR; encoded by the coding sequence ATGCGGTTGACGATTTTCTGGGAGCGGATGGAAGAGCACTTCGGTGCGGCGTACGCCGACTCCTTCGCGCGCGACCACGTGATGACGGAACTCGGGGGCCGGACGGTGCACGAGGCGCTGGCCGCGGGCTGGGAGACCAAGGACGTCTGGCGCGGGGTCTGCGCCGCGGTCGGCATCCCGGCGGACAAGCGCTGA
- a CDS encoding AzlD domain-containing protein — translation MNVWIAIGVTAAACYLVKLAGLLVPAGVLERPLVQRLAALLPVALLAALTAQQTFSAGDALVLDARAAGLAAAAIALVLRAPFLVVVAASVAVTAGVRALGG, via the coding sequence TTGAACGTCTGGATCGCGATCGGAGTGACCGCCGCCGCCTGCTACCTGGTCAAACTGGCCGGTCTGCTGGTGCCGGCCGGAGTCCTCGAGCGCCCGCTCGTCCAGCGGCTCGCCGCCCTGCTCCCGGTCGCCCTGCTGGCGGCGCTCACCGCCCAGCAGACCTTCAGCGCGGGCGACGCACTGGTGCTGGACGCCCGGGCCGCAGGACTGGCCGCGGCCGCGATCGCACTGGTCCTCCGGGCGCCGTTCCTCGTCGTGGTCGCCGCCTCCGTGGCGGTCACCGCGGGGGTTCGGGCCCTCGGAGGCTGA
- a CDS encoding AzlC family ABC transporter permease, whose amino-acid sequence MPEQTASAEIPIDGEPLAAAGGSGPRTTADVPLKADFAVVRDALGVGVAVGLSGFAFGVTAAGAGLDVLQICVLSLLVFTGASQFALVGALAAGGNPFTAAAGAFFLGTRNAFYGLRLSQLLAVRRAVRPFAAHWVIDETTAVALAQPTRRAARIGFTVTGLTLYVLWNLTTLLGALGAEAIGDTNAWGLDAAGPAVFLALLAPMLRSTTERVVAAIAVVLGLGLLPVLPAGVPVLVAAVAAPAVLWWQGRTTATGRKGAER is encoded by the coding sequence GTGCCAGAACAGACAGCGTCAGCAGAAATACCCATAGACGGCGAACCGCTCGCCGCGGCCGGTGGGTCCGGACCGCGGACGACCGCGGACGTACCGCTGAAGGCCGACTTCGCCGTCGTACGGGACGCCCTCGGCGTGGGCGTCGCCGTCGGCCTGTCCGGCTTCGCGTTCGGTGTGACGGCCGCGGGCGCGGGACTCGACGTCCTGCAGATCTGCGTCCTCAGCCTGCTCGTGTTCACCGGCGCCTCGCAGTTCGCCCTGGTCGGCGCGCTCGCCGCGGGCGGCAACCCGTTCACCGCGGCAGCCGGCGCCTTCTTCCTCGGGACCCGCAACGCCTTCTACGGCCTGCGGCTCTCCCAGCTCCTCGCGGTGCGCCGCGCCGTGCGGCCGTTCGCCGCCCACTGGGTCATCGACGAGACCACCGCGGTGGCCCTGGCCCAGCCCACCCGCCGCGCCGCCCGCATCGGTTTCACCGTCACCGGACTCACCCTCTACGTGCTGTGGAACCTCACCACACTCCTCGGGGCGCTCGGCGCCGAGGCCATCGGGGACACGAACGCCTGGGGACTGGACGCGGCGGGGCCCGCGGTCTTCCTGGCCCTGCTGGCGCCGATGCTGCGTTCGACGACCGAGCGAGTGGTCGCCGCCATCGCCGTCGTCCTCGGCCTCGGGCTGCTGCCGGTGCTCCCCGCCGGAGTGCCGGTGCTCGTCGCGGCCGTCGCGGCGCCCGCCGTGCTCTGGTGGCAGGGCCGGACGACCGCCACCGGGCGGAAGGGAGCGGAGCGTTGA
- a CDS encoding AraC family transcriptional regulator, whose product MAEGEWARYWQHERLPGIDLLRARYVRHTFPRHSHEGYVFATITRGVEEVGLPGGVVHAGPGTVVMINPEVPHTARAGVAEGWVYSTLYPSSRVVAEIAAETTTIRGTAGFEESDVVDEQAARLIREVHRAAEEGNALAADSVLRIMVARLLRNHGSSLPAREPLTAGARDAARARAVLEERMDDPPTLQTLAAELGTSPFALLRAFRDRYGMPPHTWLTDARVRRARRLLDMGAPPAQAAAAVGFADQPHLNRHFTRIVGVPPGAYQRGRGVGGRR is encoded by the coding sequence ATGGCCGAGGGCGAGTGGGCGCGGTACTGGCAGCACGAGCGGCTGCCGGGAATCGATCTGCTCCGGGCCCGCTACGTACGGCACACCTTCCCCCGCCACAGCCACGAGGGATACGTCTTCGCGACCATCACGCGCGGTGTGGAGGAGGTCGGGCTCCCGGGCGGCGTGGTGCACGCAGGGCCCGGCACGGTCGTGATGATCAATCCGGAGGTTCCGCACACCGCCAGGGCCGGAGTGGCGGAGGGCTGGGTGTACTCGACGCTCTACCCGTCGTCCCGGGTGGTGGCGGAGATAGCGGCGGAGACGACGACGATCAGGGGCACCGCCGGCTTCGAGGAGTCCGACGTGGTCGACGAGCAGGCGGCCCGGCTGATCCGCGAGGTCCATCGCGCGGCCGAGGAAGGCAATGCGCTCGCCGCCGACAGCGTGCTGCGGATCATGGTGGCGCGGCTGCTGCGGAACCACGGGAGCAGCCTTCCGGCGCGCGAACCGCTCACGGCGGGCGCCCGCGACGCGGCACGCGCCCGGGCGGTGCTGGAGGAGCGGATGGACGACCCGCCCACGCTCCAGACCCTCGCCGCGGAGCTGGGCACCAGCCCCTTCGCCCTGCTGCGGGCCTTCCGCGACCGCTACGGAATGCCACCGCACACCTGGCTCACCGACGCCCGCGTCCGTCGGGCCCGCCGGCTGCTGGACATGGGCGCGCCCCCGGCGCAGGCGGCCGCCGCCGTCGGGTTCGCCGATCAGCCGCACCTCAACCGGCACTTCACCCGGATCGTCGGGGTGCCCCCAGGCGCCTACCAGCGGGGACGGGGCGTCGGCGGGCGGCGTTGA
- a CDS encoding ATP-dependent helicase produces the protein MVGSALDSFAPATRGWFRAAFSAPTAAQEGAWRAIGRGSDVLVVAPTGSGKTLAAFLAALDGLTSAPPPADVRKRCRVLYVSPLKALAVDVERNLRSPLTGIRQEAVRLGLPEPEVRVGIRSGDTPAAERRALATRPPDILITTPESLFLMLTSSTREALSGIETVIVDEVHAVAGTKRGAHLALSLERLDEVLSRPARRIGLSATVRPVDEVARYLSPRRRAEIVQPPSGKEFDLSVVVPVEDMGELGGSPASEPDGPGEKPSIWPQVEERIADLVQAHRSTIVFANSRRLAERLCNRLNEIAYERTVGEPLPEGAPPAELMAQSGAAQGAPPLLARAHHGSVSKEQRALVEEDLKAGRLPAVVATSSLELGIDMGAVDLVVQVESPPSVASGLQRVGRAGHQVGAVSTGVVFPKYRGDLVQAAVVTERMRTGSIESLRIPANPLDVLAQQLVAMVALDTWQFDDLLAVVRRAAPFASLPESAFTAVLDMLAGRYPSDAFAELRPRVVWDRVAGTVTGRPGAQRLAVTSGGTIPDRGLFGVFLAGADPKKGGGRVGELDEEMVYESRVGDVFTLGTTSWRIEDITRDRVLVSPAPGVPGRLPFWKGDQLGRPLELGRAVGAFLREVGSLPEEDARLRLMTAGLDEWAATNVLSYLDEQRRACGHVPDDRTIVVERFRDELGDWRVVVHSPFGAQVHAPWALALGARLSERYGMDAQVMHADDGIVLRLPDAELMGLDLLDQDPVHLDTSYDGEQAPVAAADTLFDKGEVSQIVTDQVGGSALFASRFRECAARALLLPRRSPGKRTPLWQQRQRAAQLLQVASEFGSFPIVLEAVRECLQDVFDVPGLEELMGDIEARKVRLVEVTTPEPSPFARSLLFGYVAQFLYEGDSPLAERRAAALSLDSRLLAELLGRAELRELLDADVLGELEQELQWLTDDRRIKDVEGVADLLRVLGPLTTEELTERGADPHWPGELAGARRAIRVRIAGVGHWAAIEDAGRLRDALGTALPVGVPEAFTEPVKDPLGDLLARFARTHGPFTSSQAAARFGLGAAVTDGGLQRLAAAGRVVQGEFHPSGIGQEWCDAAVLRRLRRRSLAALREELEPVPPAALATFLPQWQHLGNNSLRGIDGLARAVEQLQGAPVPASALEKLILPSRVAGYSPGMLDELTTTGEVVWAGAGALPGKDGWVSLYLADAAPLLLPQPHPLEPTALHESVLSALSGGYGLFFRQITDRVRATTHPDATDPQLADALWDLAWSGRLTNDTLAPLRSLLGSGRTAGSTAHRARRTVPRGRYGSLTAAARTASRSGPPTVSGRWSLLPGQETDPTHRAHALARTLLDRHGVVTRGAVAAEGVEGGFSATYRILSAFEDSGQARRGYVVEGLGAAQFAMDGAVDRLRAAAGARERADGHTSPRAVVLAAADPANAYGAALSWPEPPDGASHKPGRKAGSLVVLVDGELTLYMERGGKTLLSWPAEPDDPALRAAAEALAEAGRAGMLGTITVERINGAAALTSPLARPLEEAGFHATPRGLRVRA, from the coding sequence ATGGTCGGCAGTGCACTCGACAGCTTCGCCCCCGCGACCCGCGGCTGGTTCAGGGCGGCTTTCAGCGCGCCCACCGCGGCCCAGGAGGGCGCGTGGCGGGCGATCGGCCGCGGCTCGGACGTGCTGGTCGTCGCCCCGACCGGCTCCGGGAAGACCCTCGCAGCGTTCCTGGCCGCCCTCGACGGTCTGACGTCCGCCCCGCCTCCGGCGGACGTGAGGAAGCGCTGCCGCGTGCTGTACGTGTCACCGCTGAAGGCCCTCGCGGTCGACGTCGAGCGCAATCTCCGCAGCCCGCTGACGGGCATCCGGCAGGAGGCCGTGCGGCTCGGGCTGCCCGAGCCCGAGGTGCGTGTGGGCATCCGGTCCGGTGACACACCCGCGGCCGAGCGGCGGGCGCTGGCGACCCGTCCGCCGGACATCCTGATCACCACCCCAGAGTCGCTGTTCCTGATGCTCACGTCCTCCACCCGCGAGGCGCTGAGCGGCATCGAGACGGTGATCGTGGACGAGGTGCACGCGGTCGCGGGCACCAAGCGCGGCGCGCACCTCGCGCTGTCCCTGGAGCGGCTGGACGAGGTCCTGTCCCGGCCGGCCCGACGGATCGGCCTCTCGGCGACCGTCCGGCCGGTGGACGAGGTGGCGCGCTATCTGTCGCCGCGGCGCAGGGCGGAGATCGTCCAGCCGCCGTCCGGCAAGGAGTTCGACCTGTCCGTCGTCGTCCCGGTCGAGGACATGGGCGAGCTCGGCGGTTCCCCGGCCTCCGAGCCGGACGGCCCCGGCGAGAAGCCGTCGATCTGGCCGCAGGTGGAGGAGCGGATCGCCGATCTGGTGCAGGCGCACCGCTCGACGATCGTCTTCGCGAACTCCCGCCGTCTCGCGGAGCGGCTGTGCAACCGGCTCAATGAGATCGCGTACGAGCGGACCGTGGGAGAGCCGCTGCCCGAGGGCGCCCCGCCGGCGGAGCTCATGGCCCAGTCCGGAGCGGCGCAGGGCGCGCCGCCGCTGCTCGCCCGCGCGCACCACGGTTCGGTCTCCAAGGAGCAGCGCGCTCTCGTCGAGGAGGACCTGAAGGCGGGCCGGCTCCCCGCCGTCGTCGCGACGTCCAGCCTGGAGCTGGGCATCGACATGGGCGCGGTGGACCTGGTCGTCCAGGTCGAGTCCCCGCCGTCGGTCGCCTCCGGTCTGCAGCGGGTCGGCCGCGCCGGGCACCAGGTGGGCGCGGTCTCCACGGGCGTCGTCTTCCCCAAGTACCGGGGAGATCTGGTCCAGGCGGCCGTCGTCACCGAGCGCATGCGCACGGGTTCGATCGAGTCGCTCCGCATCCCGGCCAATCCGCTGGACGTGCTGGCCCAGCAGCTGGTCGCCATGGTCGCCCTCGACACCTGGCAGTTCGACGACCTGCTGGCCGTGGTGCGGCGCGCCGCCCCCTTCGCCTCGCTGCCGGAGTCGGCGTTCACGGCGGTGCTGGACATGCTGGCCGGGCGGTATCCGTCCGACGCGTTCGCGGAGCTGCGCCCCCGTGTGGTGTGGGACCGGGTCGCCGGGACGGTCACGGGGCGTCCCGGAGCCCAGCGGCTCGCCGTCACCTCCGGCGGCACGATCCCGGACCGCGGGCTGTTCGGCGTGTTCCTGGCCGGCGCGGACCCGAAGAAGGGCGGGGGCCGGGTCGGCGAGCTCGACGAGGAGATGGTGTACGAGTCCCGGGTCGGCGACGTCTTCACCCTGGGCACGACCTCCTGGCGGATCGAGGACATCACCCGCGACCGGGTGCTCGTCTCCCCCGCACCCGGAGTTCCCGGCCGGCTGCCGTTCTGGAAGGGCGACCAGCTGGGCCGGCCGCTCGAACTGGGCCGCGCGGTGGGCGCCTTCCTCCGCGAGGTCGGATCACTGCCCGAGGAAGACGCCCGGTTGCGGCTGATGACCGCCGGTCTCGACGAGTGGGCCGCCACCAACGTCCTCTCTTACCTCGACGAGCAGCGCCGGGCCTGCGGGCATGTGCCCGACGACCGCACGATCGTCGTCGAGCGGTTCCGTGACGAGCTGGGCGACTGGCGGGTCGTGGTGCACTCGCCGTTCGGTGCCCAGGTCCACGCGCCCTGGGCGCTGGCGCTGGGCGCACGCCTCTCCGAGCGGTACGGCATGGACGCCCAGGTCATGCACGCGGACGACGGAATCGTGCTGCGGCTCCCCGACGCCGAGCTGATGGGCCTGGACCTGCTGGACCAGGACCCGGTCCACCTCGACACCTCGTACGACGGTGAGCAGGCCCCGGTCGCCGCCGCCGACACCCTCTTCGACAAGGGCGAGGTCAGCCAGATCGTCACCGACCAGGTGGGCGGATCCGCGCTGTTCGCCTCCCGCTTCCGTGAGTGCGCGGCACGCGCCCTGCTGCTGCCTCGCCGCAGCCCCGGCAAGCGGACGCCCCTCTGGCAGCAGCGTCAGCGCGCGGCCCAGCTGCTCCAGGTGGCCAGTGAGTTCGGCTCGTTCCCGATCGTCCTCGAGGCCGTGCGGGAGTGCCTCCAGGACGTGTTCGACGTCCCCGGGCTCGAGGAGCTGATGGGCGACATCGAGGCACGCAAGGTGCGGCTGGTCGAAGTCACCACCCCAGAGCCGTCGCCCTTCGCCCGCTCCCTCCTCTTCGGCTATGTGGCCCAGTTCCTGTACGAGGGGGACTCACCGCTCGCAGAGCGCCGGGCCGCGGCACTCTCCCTGGACTCCCGGCTGCTCGCCGAGCTGCTGGGCCGGGCGGAACTGCGCGAACTGCTCGACGCGGACGTCCTGGGCGAGCTGGAGCAGGAGCTCCAGTGGCTCACCGACGACCGCAGGATCAAGGACGTGGAGGGCGTCGCGGACCTGCTGCGGGTGCTCGGACCGCTCACGACCGAGGAGCTGACCGAGCGCGGTGCCGATCCGCACTGGCCCGGGGAACTCGCCGGGGCCCGCCGCGCCATCAGGGTACGGATCGCCGGCGTCGGCCACTGGGCGGCGATCGAGGACGCCGGACGGCTCAGGGACGCACTGGGCACGGCGCTCCCGGTGGGCGTCCCCGAGGCGTTCACGGAACCGGTGAAGGATCCTCTCGGCGATCTGCTGGCCCGTTTCGCCCGCACACACGGGCCGTTCACCTCGTCGCAGGCAGCCGCACGGTTCGGGCTGGGCGCGGCCGTCACGGACGGGGGCCTGCAGCGGCTCGCAGCGGCCGGGCGGGTCGTCCAGGGCGAGTTCCATCCTTCGGGCATCGGTCAGGAGTGGTGCGACGCCGCGGTGCTGCGCCGGCTGCGGCGCCGCTCCCTCGCCGCGCTCCGCGAGGAGTTGGAGCCGGTGCCGCCCGCCGCGCTCGCGACGTTCCTGCCCCAGTGGCAGCACCTGGGGAACAACAGCCTGCGCGGCATCGACGGGCTGGCCCGTGCCGTCGAGCAGCTCCAGGGCGCCCCCGTGCCCGCCTCCGCGCTGGAGAAGCTGATCCTCCCGTCCCGGGTGGCCGGATACTCGCCGGGCATGCTCGACGAGCTGACCACGACGGGCGAGGTGGTGTGGGCCGGAGCCGGCGCGCTGCCGGGCAAGGACGGCTGGGTCTCGCTCTATCTCGCGGACGCCGCCCCGCTGCTGCTGCCGCAGCCCCACCCGCTGGAGCCGACGGCACTGCACGAGTCGGTGCTCTCGGCCCTCTCCGGCGGCTACGGCCTGTTCTTCCGCCAGATCACGGACCGGGTGCGGGCGACGACGCATCCCGATGCCACGGACCCCCAGCTGGCAGACGCCCTGTGGGACCTGGCCTGGTCGGGCCGGCTCACCAACGACACCCTGGCGCCCCTGCGCTCGCTCCTGGGGTCCGGCCGGACGGCGGGTTCCACGGCACACCGCGCCCGCCGCACGGTGCCGCGCGGGCGGTACGGCTCGTTGACGGCGGCTGCCAGGACCGCGTCGCGCAGTGGTCCGCCCACCGTCTCCGGACGCTGGTCCCTGCTTCCCGGGCAGGAGACCGACCCCACGCACCGCGCCCACGCCCTGGCCCGTACGCTGCTGGACCGCCATGGCGTCGTCACCCGGGGCGCGGTCGCCGCCGAAGGTGTCGAGGGCGGATTCTCGGCGACGTACCGCATCCTGTCCGCCTTCGAGGACAGCGGGCAGGCTCGCCGCGGCTATGTGGTCGAAGGGCTCGGGGCCGCCCAGTTCGCGATGGACGGCGCGGTGGACCGGCTCAGGGCCGCGGCCGGCGCCCGCGAGCGTGCCGACGGGCACACCTCACCGCGTGCGGTGGTCCTGGCGGCCGCCGACCCGGCCAACGCCTACGGGGCGGCGCTGTCCTGGCCCGAGCCGCCCGACGGCGCGAGCCACAAACCGGGCCGCAAGGCCGGGTCGCTCGTCGTACTGGTCGACGGGGAGCTCACGCTCTACATGGAGCGCGGCGGGAAGACCTTGCTGTCCTGGCCCGCCGAGCCGGACGATCCGGCGCTCCGAGCGGCGGCGGAAGCGCTCGCGGAAGCGGGCAGGGCGGGGATGCTCGGCACGATCACGGTCGAGCGGATCAACGGCGCGGCGGCATTGACCTCGCCGCTCGCCCGCCCGTTGGAGGAGGCCGGCTTCCACGCCACCCCCCGCGGCCTGCGCGTTCGGGCCTGA
- a CDS encoding Fpg/Nei family DNA glycosylase: MPEGDTVWLTARKLHAALAGRTLTLSDLRVPRFATADLTGREVLDVTARGKHLLTRIEGGLTLHSHLRMDGSWRVFAAGERWRGGPNHQIRAVLGNADRTAVGYRLPVLELLRTRDEDRAVGHLGPDLLGSDWDPETAVRNLLADPARPIGEALLDQRNLAGIGNVYKSELAFLARVTPWLPIGDLPSGVPERLVATARRLMELNKDTFDRRTTPGGNAGGPGDDRRRSPLRPGGQHLFVYGRRGHPCLRCGTAIRGAGRDDRVSYWCPGCQSGPAP; the protein is encoded by the coding sequence ATGCCCGAAGGAGACACCGTCTGGCTGACCGCACGGAAGCTGCACGCCGCCCTGGCCGGACGGACGCTGACCCTCTCCGACCTCAGGGTGCCCCGGTTCGCCACCGCCGACCTCACCGGCCGGGAGGTGCTGGACGTCACGGCCCGGGGCAAGCATCTGCTCACACGCATCGAGGGCGGACTCACCCTCCACTCCCACCTGCGAATGGACGGCTCCTGGCGGGTCTTCGCCGCAGGCGAGCGCTGGCGCGGGGGCCCGAACCACCAGATCCGGGCCGTCCTGGGCAATGCCGACCGCACGGCCGTCGGCTACCGCCTTCCCGTGCTGGAACTGCTGCGCACACGGGACGAGGACCGGGCCGTGGGACATCTCGGCCCGGATCTCCTGGGCTCCGACTGGGATCCGGAGACGGCCGTCCGCAACCTGCTCGCCGACCCCGCGCGCCCGATCGGCGAGGCGCTGCTCGACCAGCGCAATCTCGCGGGAATCGGCAACGTCTACAAGTCCGAACTGGCCTTCCTCGCCCGGGTCACTCCGTGGCTCCCGATCGGCGACCTGCCCTCGGGCGTTCCCGAGCGCCTCGTCGCCACGGCCCGGCGGCTGATGGAACTCAACAAGGACACGTTCGACCGGCGCACCACGCCCGGTGGAAACGCCGGCGGTCCCGGGGACGACCGGCGCCGGAGCCCGCTGCGTCCCGGCGGGCAGCACCTGTTCGTGTACGGGCGCCGAGGCCACCCGTGTCTGCGCTGCGGTACCGCGATCCGCGGAGCCGGCCGGGACGACCGGGTCTCGTACTGGTGCCCGGGCTGCCAGTCCGGGCCCGCACCCTGA
- a CDS encoding SDR family NAD(P)-dependent oxidoreductase, translated as MPVTAYDLTGRTAFVTGAASGIGRATSVLLAEAGATVHCADVAEKDLAQTLTTIEDAGGTAHPHLVDVSDRAALDAAMTAAVSASGPPRVLAAVAGIMHSSPVLETREEDLDRVLAVNFKGVLYACQAAARSMIDAGVPGSIITMASGAVDAANPGLLCYSAAKAAVVQLTKTLAAELGRHAIRVNAVAPGWVRTPMTDRHDAESQRRAEAAMARISPLGRVGEPADVAHAVLHLASDASSFTTGQILRPNGGVAMPW; from the coding sequence ATGCCCGTCACCGCGTACGACCTCACCGGCCGCACCGCGTTCGTCACCGGCGCGGCGAGCGGCATCGGCCGCGCCACCTCCGTTCTGCTCGCCGAGGCGGGCGCCACCGTGCACTGCGCGGACGTGGCCGAGAAGGACCTCGCGCAGACCCTGACGACGATCGAGGACGCGGGCGGCACGGCGCACCCCCATCTCGTCGACGTGAGCGACCGCGCCGCGCTCGACGCGGCGATGACGGCCGCCGTGTCGGCCTCCGGACCGCCGCGCGTTCTGGCCGCCGTCGCCGGCATCATGCACTCCAGCCCGGTCCTGGAGACCAGGGAAGAGGACCTCGACCGGGTCCTCGCGGTCAACTTCAAGGGCGTTCTGTACGCCTGCCAGGCCGCCGCCCGCTCGATGATCGACGCCGGCGTACCCGGTTCGATCATCACCATGGCATCCGGCGCGGTCGACGCCGCGAATCCGGGTCTGCTCTGCTACAGCGCCGCCAAGGCGGCCGTCGTCCAGCTCACCAAGACCCTGGCCGCGGAACTCGGCAGGCATGCGATCCGGGTCAACGCCGTCGCACCGGGCTGGGTTCGCACCCCCATGACGGACCGCCATGACGCGGAGTCGCAGCGGCGGGCGGAGGCGGCCATGGCCAGGATCTCACCGCTCGGCCGGGTCGGTGAGCCCGCGGACGTCGCCCATGCGGTGCTGCACCTCGCCTCCGACGCGTCGTCGTTCACGACGGGCCAGATCCTCCGGCCGAACGGGGGCGTCGCGATGCCGTGGTAG
- a CDS encoding Dps family protein: protein MSAVKSLLPEDARKITGEALQGALVDLIDLGLVAKQVHWNVVGPRFRSVHLQLDEVVATARQHSDVVAERASAIGVAPDGRASTVASASAIGKVPDGWIQDTDVVSTMVKSLTAVIERMRERIQATDEPDPVSQDILISLTADLEKHAWMFQAESV from the coding sequence ATGTCTGCGGTGAAGAGCCTGCTGCCCGAGGACGCGCGCAAGATCACCGGTGAGGCCCTGCAGGGCGCGCTGGTCGATCTGATCGATCTGGGGCTCGTGGCCAAGCAGGTGCACTGGAACGTCGTCGGGCCCCGATTCCGCTCGGTTCACCTCCAGCTGGACGAGGTCGTCGCCACGGCGCGGCAGCACTCCGACGTCGTGGCCGAGCGCGCCTCCGCCATCGGTGTCGCGCCCGACGGCCGCGCCTCGACCGTCGCCTCGGCCAGTGCCATCGGCAAGGTCCCGGACGGCTGGATCCAGGACACCGACGTGGTCAGCACCATGGTGAAGTCGCTGACCGCGGTGATCGAACGGATGCGTGAGCGCATCCAGGCCACGGACGAGCCGGATCCGGTGAGCCAGGACATCCTCATCTCGCTCACGGCCGACCTCGAGAAGCACGCGTGGATGTTCCAGGCGGAGAGCGTCTAG
- a CDS encoding helix-turn-helix domain-containing protein, whose translation MILLRRLLGDVLRRQRQRQGRTLREVSSSARVSLGYLSEVERGQKEASSELLSAICDALDVRMSELMREVSDELSLAELAESAAASEPVSAPVRPLNSVSVTSVAGVPTERVTIKAPAEAVDVVAA comes from the coding sequence ATGATTCTGCTCCGTCGCCTGCTGGGTGACGTGCTGCGTCGGCAGCGCCAGCGCCAGGGCCGTACTCTGCGCGAAGTCTCCTCGTCCGCCCGAGTCTCTCTCGGCTATCTCTCCGAGGTGGAGCGGGGGCAGAAGGAGGCTTCCTCCGAACTGCTCTCCGCCATCTGCGACGCGCTTGACGTACGGATGTCCGAGCTCATGCGGGAAGTGAGCGACGAGCTGTCGCTCGCCGAGCTGGCCGAGTCGGCAGCGGCGAGCGAGCCGGTGTCCGCGCCGGTGCGGCCGCTCAATTCCGTGTCCGTGACATCGGTCGCGGGCGTGCCGACGGAACGGGTGACGATCAAGGCACCGGCGGAAGCGGTGGACGTCGTCGCCGCCTGA